A genomic window from Agreia sp. COWG includes:
- a CDS encoding tyrosine recombinase XerC: protein MQLERAIDDFVSYLLAERGYSPHTIRAYRSDLAGLAAFAAERQIVDTDSVTLETYRDWLWLASQQGRSKATLARRSATAKSFSAWLRRSEGAPVDAARRLRAPKPDRSLPRVLSRDAMTSVLDGLSLRTAEGDPVALRDLAIVELLYASALRVSELVGVDNGDLDLDRRTLRVLGKGSKERVVPFGAPAHLAVVDYLQRGRPALVARAADPSTVTATFLGSRGGRLGTRSVYELVSRLLLDVPGSGPDGPHAFRHTAATHLLDGGADLRAVQEMLGHASLGTTQIYTHVTTERLRETYRLAHPRA, encoded by the coding sequence ATGCAGCTCGAGCGCGCGATCGACGACTTCGTGTCGTACCTCCTCGCCGAGCGTGGATACTCCCCGCACACGATCAGGGCATACCGCTCCGACCTGGCTGGGCTGGCCGCCTTCGCCGCCGAGCGACAGATCGTCGACACCGACTCGGTGACGTTGGAGACCTATCGCGACTGGCTCTGGCTGGCGTCGCAGCAGGGGCGGTCGAAGGCCACCTTGGCGCGTCGATCGGCCACGGCGAAGAGCTTCTCTGCGTGGCTGAGGCGATCGGAGGGCGCGCCCGTCGATGCCGCGCGACGCCTTCGAGCGCCGAAGCCGGATCGCAGCCTTCCGCGAGTGCTGTCTCGGGATGCGATGACGTCGGTGCTCGACGGCCTGTCGCTGCGCACGGCCGAGGGTGATCCGGTCGCCCTGCGCGACCTGGCCATCGTCGAACTGCTCTACGCGTCGGCCCTCCGGGTGTCGGAGCTCGTCGGCGTCGACAACGGTGACCTCGACCTCGACCGCCGCACGCTGCGTGTGCTCGGCAAGGGCTCGAAAGAGAGGGTCGTGCCGTTCGGCGCGCCCGCTCACCTTGCAGTGGTCGACTACCTTCAGCGGGGCAGACCGGCCCTCGTCGCACGAGCGGCCGATCCGTCGACGGTCACGGCCACCTTTCTCGGGTCGAGGGGCGGTCGTCTCGGAACCCGCTCGGTCTACGAACTGGTGTCGAGGCTGCTCCTGGATGTTCCGGGCTCGGGCCCCGACGGGCCGCACGCGTTTCGCCACACGGCCGCAACGCACCTGCTCGACGGGGGCGCCGATCTGAGGGCGGTGCAGGAGATGCTCGGCCACGCGAGCCTCGGCACGACCCAGATCTACACGCATGTCACAACCGAGCGGCTGCGGGAGACCTACCGACTGGCCCACCCGCGCGCCTGA
- a CDS encoding murein hydrolase activator EnvC: MIGRRLPRVALVTLALLVAPLAGPATAVSAGVEASTALPRWSWPLPVASIVVRPYDAPADRYSAGHRGIDIATEAGVSVRAPASGVVSFRGWVVDRPVLTLSHPGGYLSSFEPVESSLQPGDRVERGQVVGVVSELFHCATSCLHLGVRLDGDYLSPLDLLARGPRAVLLPLP; encoded by the coding sequence ATGATCGGTCGACGTCTCCCCCGTGTTGCACTCGTCACCCTGGCCCTGCTCGTCGCGCCACTCGCCGGGCCCGCGACTGCCGTGTCCGCCGGTGTCGAAGCCTCGACAGCCCTCCCCCGCTGGTCGTGGCCCCTTCCCGTGGCCAGCATCGTCGTTCGCCCCTACGACGCACCGGCCGATCGTTACTCGGCCGGGCATCGTGGCATCGATATCGCCACCGAGGCCGGTGTCTCGGTGCGGGCACCGGCCTCGGGGGTGGTGTCCTTTCGTGGCTGGGTGGTCGACAGGCCCGTGCTCACCCTCTCGCATCCCGGCGGTTACCTGTCGAGCTTCGAGCCGGTCGAGAGCTCGCTGCAGCCGGGTGACAGGGTCGAACGCGGCCAGGTCGTCGGCGTCGTCTCGGAGTTGTTCCACTGTGCGACATCGTGCCTGCACCTGGGGGTCCGACTCGACGGCGACTACCTCTCGCCGCTCGATCTCCTGGCGCGCGGTCCGCGTGCCGTGCTGCTTCCCCTGCCGTGA